A genomic stretch from Bradyrhizobium quebecense includes:
- a CDS encoding MarR family winged helix-turn-helix transcriptional regulator: MGDIEVVAFSGPGCRRRSDLAVAKESPPVSPKSGVDQEAEYRAQTRLWLRLLACTTLIEGELRRRFREEFDFTMPRFDVLAQLDREPSGLVLGELPKRLMVSAGNLTPIVDRLVEDGYITRTPSNLDRRVQIVCMTVEGRKAFRRMAKSHGSWLAELLAGFSADRLDELTSELDELKGAVKDAMQKP, encoded by the coding sequence GTGGGCGACATCGAGGTCGTCGCGTTCAGCGGGCCCGGATGCCGCAGGAGATCTGATTTGGCAGTCGCGAAGGAGTCCCCACCTGTTTCACCCAAGAGCGGGGTTGACCAGGAGGCCGAGTACCGGGCTCAGACACGGCTTTGGCTTCGGCTGCTTGCTTGCACAACCCTGATCGAGGGCGAGTTGCGGCGCCGGTTCCGCGAGGAATTCGATTTCACGATGCCGCGCTTCGACGTTCTGGCCCAGCTTGACCGCGAGCCGAGTGGACTGGTGCTGGGAGAGCTGCCGAAGCGCCTGATGGTCTCCGCCGGAAACCTCACACCCATCGTCGATCGCCTGGTCGAGGACGGCTACATCACGCGAACGCCGTCCAACCTGGATCGGCGCGTGCAGATCGTTTGCATGACCGTCGAGGGCCGCAAGGCCTTCAGGCGCATGGCCAAGAGCCATGGCTCGTGGCTGGCCGAATTGCTGGCTGGATTCTCGGCCGACCGGCTCGATGAATTGACCAGCGAGCTCGACGAGCTCAAGGGAGCCGTCAAGGACGCGATGCAGAAGCCGTGA